From a region of the Candidatus Brocadia sp. genome:
- a CDS encoding DUF11 domain-containing protein has protein sequence MRLRNSMYKLLCISGLMSFALYGCGMFKYEAGVEHDKPPYYHGHVEDEPPARHLRSHVHEAPAPAPAPAPQSDVCTADGAYPTNSKDCCSVIYLQKMGPCSGSVGQEYCYVIKATNLTKRKVKNVEVIQTLPKNFEVRNSTPELGTGSAGGVAKWFLGELGPEETREIKVCGIPTQSGNMPFCTDVTYSLPEVCLDPVITEPRITIAKSAPAEVTLCDVIPITFTVTNTGTGVANNIKVKETLPAGLETQDGRTDVVLDVGSLNPGESRDVALTAKATKTGTFNNTATAVADGGLSAESNTTTTAVRQPVLAITKVGSSDKVYLGRNISYEIVVTNNGDCPATSTVVEDSVPDNASVVNASEGATLLGSTVTWNAGTIQPQGSQKFTLTLNPKGIGTVKNTVAARATCAEAVSAATSTEVVGIAAILLEVIDIDDPIEVGNDEVYEIVVTNQGSETGTNIKVTCILEDEMQYVTSEGPTTGSVSADGMTVTFDPLPTLASKAKAIWKVKVKAMKEGDVRFKVIMTEDCLGRPVEETEATHFYD, from the coding sequence ATGAGGTTAAGGAATAGTATGTACAAATTGTTGTGTATTTCTGGCTTGATGTCGTTTGCACTTTACGGGTGCGGAATGTTCAAATATGAAGCTGGTGTCGAGCATGATAAGCCACCGTACTATCATGGACACGTTGAAGATGAACCACCGGCAAGGCACCTTCGGTCGCATGTACATGAAGCACCAGCTCCTGCACCAGCGCCAGCGCCTCAATCGGATGTCTGCACGGCAGATGGGGCATACCCGACGAATAGCAAGGATTGCTGCAGTGTTATTTATCTGCAAAAAATGGGCCCCTGCAGCGGTAGCGTGGGTCAGGAATATTGCTACGTAATAAAAGCCACGAACCTTACCAAAAGAAAGGTGAAAAACGTAGAAGTTATTCAGACCCTTCCCAAGAATTTTGAGGTGAGAAATTCCACCCCTGAATTGGGCACCGGAAGCGCGGGCGGTGTGGCGAAATGGTTCTTGGGTGAGCTTGGCCCTGAAGAAACGAGAGAAATTAAGGTTTGCGGTATTCCGACACAAAGCGGAAACATGCCTTTCTGCACGGATGTTACGTATAGTTTACCAGAGGTTTGCCTTGACCCGGTCATTACCGAGCCGAGGATAACCATCGCAAAGAGCGCTCCAGCCGAGGTTACCCTTTGTGATGTGATTCCGATCACCTTTACCGTCACCAATACCGGCACGGGCGTAGCGAACAATATTAAAGTTAAGGAGACCTTGCCCGCAGGACTGGAGACGCAGGATGGCAGAACTGATGTGGTCTTAGATGTTGGTTCATTAAATCCAGGCGAGTCGAGAGACGTTGCGTTGACGGCAAAAGCAACAAAAACCGGCACATTTAATAATACTGCGACGGCGGTTGCCGATGGCGGTTTGAGTGCAGAATCCAATACAACCACGACTGCAGTAAGACAACCAGTGCTTGCTATCACAAAAGTAGGCAGCAGCGATAAAGTGTATCTGGGACGCAATATTTCATATGAAATTGTGGTAACCAACAATGGCGACTGCCCGGCGACATCAACCGTTGTTGAAGATAGCGTACCTGATAATGCCTCCGTGGTAAACGCCAGCGAAGGAGCAACCTTATTGGGTAGCACAGTTACCTGGAATGCAGGAACCATACAGCCGCAGGGATCACAGAAATTTACTCTGACGTTGAACCCCAAAGGCATTGGTACCGTGAAAAACACGGTGGCAGCGCGGGCTACCTGCGCAGAAGCCGTTTCAGCAGCAACTTCAACCGAAGTCGTAGGTATTGCTGCAATCCTGCTTGAGGTAATCGATATCGATGATCCTATTGAGGTTGGAAACGATGAAGTCTACGAAATCGTTGTAACCAACCAGGGTTCAGAAACGGGGACCAATATCAAAGTAACCTGCATACTTGAGGATGAAATGCAGTATGTAACTTCTGAAGGACCAACAACGGGAAGTGTTTCTGCTGACGGCATGACGGTAACCTTCGACCCATTGCCAACCCTTGCTTCAAAGGCAAAAGCGATTTGGAAGGTCAAGGTGAAGGCGATGAAAGAGGGTGATGTCCGATTCAAGGTTATT
- a CDS encoding MltA domain-containing protein has protein sequence MRLKRDVHPVFLPAVMLIILMLMGSGCAMFKKKTLLVPREAGDTLVEITDPTQLPQFRDDYSRDSLLQSIDHSLDYFKRVKANPYGFHMDGFSHENLEDSLKFFREGFLRCRDTAEINDFIVKNFRVFQAIGKAYEGQVHFTGYGTPIYDGSLTPTGEFRYPLYKIPPDFRKPYYTRSEIEDRNLLKGLEIAYLKSKLDAYLIHVQGSGQIRLASGEKVYVGYGADSGHKYSSIGRMLVMDGKIPEEELTLSTLIAYFNQHPGELDSYLRKNDRYIFFKRVNYATPYGSIGVPVTPMRSIATDKKVFPAGGLAFAVIEPKKAKKTWKFWEKGTSGTEKSFFVLDQDTGSAIQTPARADVYFGIGDQAMYEAGSLNTYGRLYYFLKR, from the coding sequence CTTCCTGCGGTAATGCTTATCATTCTTATGCTCATGGGATCAGGCTGTGCCATGTTTAAGAAAAAAACACTTTTAGTTCCGCGAGAAGCAGGGGATACCCTCGTGGAGATTACCGACCCCACACAACTTCCTCAGTTTAGAGACGATTACAGCCGTGATTCCCTCTTGCAATCGATCGATCATAGCCTTGACTACTTTAAGAGAGTGAAGGCGAATCCGTATGGTTTTCATATGGATGGTTTTTCACACGAAAATCTGGAAGATTCCCTAAAGTTCTTTCGGGAAGGTTTTTTACGCTGCAGAGACACTGCGGAGATCAACGATTTCATCGTAAAAAACTTCAGGGTCTTTCAGGCCATAGGAAAGGCTTACGAGGGACAGGTGCATTTCACCGGTTATGGAACGCCCATCTACGATGGAAGCCTCACCCCAACCGGAGAATTTCGCTATCCCCTTTATAAAATCCCGCCAGACTTCAGGAAACCTTATTATACCCGGAGTGAGATCGAGGACCGCAATCTCTTAAAAGGACTTGAAATTGCCTATCTCAAATCCAAACTGGACGCCTACCTCATTCACGTTCAGGGATCGGGGCAAATACGGCTTGCGTCGGGTGAAAAGGTCTATGTGGGGTACGGCGCTGATTCAGGCCACAAATATAGCAGTATTGGGCGTATGCTCGTTATGGACGGGAAGATTCCCGAAGAGGAATTGACCCTTTCGACGCTCATTGCCTATTTTAACCAGCACCCGGGTGAACTCGATTCTTACCTCAGGAAAAACGACCGCTATATCTTTTTCAAGCGGGTCAACTATGCAACCCCCTACGGCTCTATCGGCGTGCCGGTAACTCCTATGAGGAGTATCGCCACCGACAAAAAGGTCTTCCCGGCTGGTGGTTTGGCCTTTGCAGTTATCGAACCAAAGAAGGCAAAGAAGACCTGGAAGTTTTGGGAAAAAGGGACGAGCGGGACAGAAAAATCGTTCTTTGTTCTCGATCAGGATACGGGAAGCGCCATTCAGACCCCGGCCAGGGCAGATGTCTATTTCGGAATCGGAGACCAGGCAATGTATGAGGCCGGGAGCTTAAATACCTACGGACGACTCTATTATTTCCTGAAACGGTAG